A genomic window from Hypomesus transpacificus isolate Combined female chromosome 15, fHypTra1, whole genome shotgun sequence includes:
- the treh gene encoding trehalase has translation MAFPGVWSFFVVILVHCVKSGRPPPCDSEIYCTGDVLRQVQMAKLFDDDKYFVDMKMRVSPDIVLLAFHNLTQKAPNMTVVPSKLREFLIMYFEEPGKEFEPWNPPDWHEKAQFLDKVADKKLHDWAKKLHQLWKSLGRKIRPDVRDHPELYSQIYTPHPVIVPGGRFRELYYWDSYWVINGLLLSGMIDTARGMIQNFAYLVNRYGFIPNGGRIYYERRSQPPFFCLMVESYYQATKNDSFLRTVMPALDQEYRFWMQNRSVTVETNGKKHVLNRFNVLVDLPRPESYSDDIELAAGLTEDAEERLFAELNTGAESGWDFSHRWYIDSHGNNNGSLRDIQTSQILPADLNALLYRNERTLASFHHILGDSSTAAQYNLAAERRVEAVEALLWNEEKGAWFDYNLRTNSTHTGFYASNLAPIWAQCYKQPAMGDKALQYLKESGASLFANGVPTSLQDSGQQWDYPNAWPPLQHMLIEGLSKLPSVEAKEMAFELAQKWIKTNWVAYDKYEAMFEKYDVNGDGKPGGGGEYEVQLGFGWTNGVALQLLDQYGDRLTIGSGFTALSSNFTWLLSLLFCAWLIVH, from the exons TGAAATATACTGCACAGGGGATGTACTGCGGCAGGTACAAATGGCAAAATTGTTTGACGATGACAAGTACTTTGTGGATATGAAGATGAGAGTATCTCCTG ACATTGTCCTGTTGGCTTTTCATAATCTTACTCAAAAGGCTCCGAATATGACTGTAGTGCCCTCAAAACTACGAGAGTTCCTTATAATGTATTTTGAAGAACCAGGAAAAGAGTTTGAGCCATGGAATCCACCAGACTGGCATGAGAA GGCACAGTTTCTGGACAAAGTAGCAGACAAGAAACTGCATGACTGGGCAAAAAAGTTGCATCAGCTGTGGAAGTCTCTTGGACGAAAG ATCCGCCCTGATGTAAGGGATCACCCCGAGCTGTACTCCCAGATCTACACCCCCCACCCTGTCATTGTGCCAGGAGGCCGCTTCAGGGAGCTCTACTACTG GGATTCCTACTGGGTGATCAATGGCCTACTTCTGTCTGGGATGATAGACACAGCCCGGGGTATGATCCAAAACTTCGCCTACCTCGTCAACAG ATATGGTTTTATTCCAAATGGTGGGAGGATTTATTATGAGCGCCGCAGCCAGCCTCCTTTCTTTTGTCTCATGGTCGAGAGTTACTATCAAGCCACGAAGAATGACAGTTTCCTCAG AACAGTCATGCCAGCTTTGGATCAGGAGTACCGCTTCTGGATGCAGAATCGTTCTGTCACAGTTGAAACCAATGGGAAAAAGCATGTTCTTAACCGGTTTAATGTGCTGGTAGACCTACCAAG ACCCGAGTCCTACTCAGATGATATTGAGCTGGCTGCAGGTCTTACAGAAG ATGCTGAGGAGAGGCTGTTCGCAGAACTGAACACAGGTGCCGAGTCTGGCTGGGATTTCTCTCACCGCTGGTACATAGACAGCCACGGAAATAACAACGGCTCCCTCAGAGACATCCAGACAAGCCAGATCCTCCCCGCGGACCTCAACGCTCTGCTCTATCGCAATGAGAGGACACTCGCCTCCTTTCACCACATACTGG GGGATTCTTCTACAGCTGCACAGTATAACCTCGCTGCAGAAAGAAGGGTGGAGGCTGTCGAGGCTTTGCTTTGGAATGAAGAGAAAGGAGCATGGTTTGACTATAATTTGAGGACAAACTCGACTCACACAGGCTTTTATGCTTCCAACCTGGCTCCTATTTGGGCGCAGTGCTACAAACAGCCTGCTATGGGAGACAAGGCTTTGCAGTACCTGAAG gagAGTGGTGCTTCTCTGTTTGCCAATGGAGTCCCCACATCACTGCAGGATAGTGGGCAGCAGTGGGACTACCCCAATGCCTGGCCCCCACTGCAGCATATGCTTATTGAGG GTTTGTCAAAATTACCCTCTGTAGAAGCCAAAGAAATGGCTTTTGAGCTGGCCCAGAAGTGGATCAAAACCAATTGGGTAGCTTACGACAAGTATGAGGCCATGTTTGAGAAG TATGACGTCAATGGGGATGGCAagcctggtggaggtggggaatATGAGGTTCAG cTTGGATTTGGCTGGACCAATGGGGTGGCACTGCAGCTGCTGGACCAGTATGGGGATCGTCTCACTATAGGAAGTGGTTTCACAGCTTTGTCTTCTAACTTCACATGGCTGTTGTCTCTGCTCTTCTGTGCCTGGCTCATAGTACACTGA